In the genome of Enterococcus hirae ATCC 9790, one region contains:
- a CDS encoding YbaK/EbsC family protein — translation MKTKVEEYLEKERISYEALTFNQTELNDFQKILKQKQIDQNSVCKTLVLKGDKTGVIIAVVPLSEHLDYKKTRKISGDHKVGFPGMDFVMASTGYPHGANTPIGIYLKHPDYLFLVDASFKEKQVLVMSSGEIGRSIKIARTDFEKIVPFTYAELVE, via the coding sequence ATGAAAACAAAAGTAGAAGAATATTTAGAAAAAGAAAGAATTTCTTACGAAGCTCTGACATTTAATCAGACAGAATTGAATGATTTTCAAAAAATACTCAAGCAAAAACAGATTGATCAAAACAGTGTTTGTAAAACATTAGTTTTGAAAGGGGATAAAACAGGTGTAATCATTGCCGTTGTTCCATTGTCGGAACATTTAGATTACAAAAAAACCAGGAAAATTTCTGGTGATCACAAAGTCGGTTTTCCCGGAATGGATTTTGTGATGGCATCTACTGGTTATCCACATGGTGCAAATACACCGATCGGCATTTATCTTAAACACCCAGATTATCTTTTTTTAGTTGATGCGTCTTTCAAAGAAAAGCAAGTGTTGGTCATGTCAAGTGGCGAAATTGGCAGAAGCATTAAGATCGCTAGAACAGACTTCGAAAAAATAGTTCCTTTTACGTATGCAGAGTTAGTGGAGTAG
- a CDS encoding metal-dependent hydrolase, protein MKFTYHGHSCVSIEMKNGERLIIDPFITGNPLTDLTVDKVEVDWVLVTHGHNDHVGDMVPIAKQNDATIISIVEITNYAEQLGAKGHGMNIGGKYEFPFGIVKFVPAQHSSSYEVAGTPLYMGEPSGIVIQAEGKTIYHAGDTADFSDLALLAEQFTIDVAFLPIGDNFTMGPEDAARAAKRIGAKLVVPIHYNTFPVIQQDPQLFIEKLAGNEGKIMSVSETLEV, encoded by the coding sequence GTGAAATTTACTTATCACGGACATTCATGTGTGTCGATCGAAATGAAAAATGGTGAACGCTTGATTATCGACCCGTTTATTACAGGCAATCCGTTAACAGATTTAACAGTGGATAAGGTAGAAGTAGACTGGGTTTTAGTTACTCATGGGCACAACGATCATGTAGGAGACATGGTGCCGATTGCTAAACAAAATGATGCAACGATTATCAGCATTGTTGAGATTACCAATTATGCGGAACAGTTAGGTGCCAAAGGACATGGGATGAATATTGGTGGAAAATATGAATTTCCATTTGGGATCGTAAAATTTGTTCCTGCTCAGCACAGCTCAAGTTATGAGGTAGCTGGCACACCGCTTTATATGGGCGAACCTAGTGGGATTGTGATCCAAGCGGAAGGAAAAACGATCTATCACGCAGGAGATACCGCTGATTTTAGTGATTTGGCTTTACTTGCCGAACAATTTACCATTGACGTTGCCTTTTTACCAATTGGTGATAATTTTACAATGGGACCAGAAGATGCAGCGAGAGCAGCAAAACGGATTGGCGCTAAGCTAGTCGTTCCTATCCATTACAATACATTTCCTGTTATCCAACAAGATCCTCAACTATTTATTGAGAAGTTGGCAGGGAACGAAGGAAAAATAATGAGCGTTTCTGAAACGCTAGAAGTGTAG
- a CDS encoding DRTGG domain-containing protein — protein sequence MATKHDLILEYIESLPVGNRISVRSIAKELNVSEGTAYRAIKDAENIGLVSTIQRVGTIRIERKLKKHIERLTFGEVVRIIEGDVLGGATGLDKVLNKFVIGAMTKHAMERYITPGSLMIVGNRSEVQKLALEDGAAVLITGGFDTTPEIARLADELAMPILRTTYDTFTVATMINRALSDQLIKKDIMLVSDIYMSAEKTHYLLQTDTIADYQKLSEETHHSRFPVVNRHMRLMGIITAKDVLGKADTQVIERVMTKDPISVKKTMSVASVSHQMIWDGLEVMPVVSDDLTLEGLITRQDVMKAMQLVQRQPQIADTISDQISGGIQTIDRDRDGNLLANPKFKFMVTPQMVNGVGTISFGVLSEILSDVAQKTMVLNQRRNIMIEQMSLHYLRLIQLESELDIRPRVLEIGRRSAKLDIEVYIENTIVSKAIVVCQVMERS from the coding sequence ATGGCGACGAAACATGACTTGATTTTAGAATATATCGAAAGCTTACCGGTTGGAAATCGTATTTCAGTCAGAAGTATAGCAAAAGAATTAAACGTAAGTGAAGGAACGGCCTATCGTGCCATCAAGGATGCTGAAAATATCGGATTAGTTTCAACGATCCAACGTGTCGGAACAATCCGGATTGAGCGGAAATTGAAAAAACATATTGAACGACTGACGTTTGGGGAAGTCGTCAGGATCATTGAAGGAGATGTATTGGGAGGTGCAACAGGATTAGACAAAGTATTGAATAAATTTGTGATCGGTGCGATGACGAAACATGCGATGGAACGCTATATCACACCAGGATCACTGATGATCGTCGGTAACCGCTCGGAAGTTCAAAAATTAGCTTTAGAAGATGGAGCCGCCGTGCTGATTACTGGTGGATTTGACACTACCCCCGAGATTGCTCGCTTAGCAGACGAATTAGCGATGCCGATTCTTCGTACGACTTATGATACCTTTACCGTAGCAACGATGATCAACCGTGCTTTGAGTGATCAATTGATTAAAAAAGACATTATGCTTGTCAGTGATATCTATATGTCAGCAGAAAAGACACACTACCTGCTACAAACAGATACGATCGCCGATTATCAAAAACTATCAGAGGAAACGCACCATTCACGATTTCCAGTAGTGAACCGTCACATGCGCTTGATGGGAATTATTACTGCTAAAGATGTACTTGGTAAAGCAGATACACAAGTAATTGAGCGGGTCATGACAAAAGACCCGATCAGTGTGAAAAAAACCATGAGTGTTGCTTCTGTCAGCCATCAAATGATCTGGGATGGTTTAGAAGTCATGCCAGTCGTTTCGGATGATTTGACACTTGAAGGGCTGATTACTCGGCAAGATGTGATGAAAGCCATGCAGTTAGTTCAGCGACAACCGCAAATTGCAGATACGATCTCTGACCAAATCTCAGGAGGAATCCAAACGATCGATCGAGACCGAGACGGGAATCTTTTGGCAAATCCAAAGTTTAAATTTATGGTTACCCCTCAAATGGTCAATGGGGTCGGTACGATTTCATTTGGTGTATTAAGTGAGATCCTTTCTGATGTTGCACAAAAAACCATGGTATTAAATCAACGCAGAAATATCATGATCGAACAGATGAGTCTCCATTATCTACGTTTAATCCAACTTGAAAGCGAATTGGATATTCGTCCAAGAGTGCTTGAAATTGGTCGGAGATCAGCCAAACTAGACATTGAAGTATATATCGAAAATACGATCGTTTCCAAGGCAATCGTTGTTTGCCAAGTAATGGAACGTTCATAG
- a CDS encoding DHH family phosphoesterase, producing MTVQSEILAEIKTYDRIIIHRHQRPDPDALGSQVGLAEILRATFPQKEIYQVGETVEGLRFLAEMQIVDDQVYEGALVIVTDTANAPRISDDRFKLGEKLIKIDHHPNDEPYGDLVWVDTKASSCSEMITEFALMFPNELTLNTSAARLLYAGIVGDTGRFLYPATTARTLEIAADLRRYPFDASALNREIEQMPMKVAKLSGYLYQNIQVDENGAGKVILSQELLSQYGIDDSETAAVVSLPGVIDEVLAWGIFVQQPEGYYRVRLRSKGPIINELAKKHHGGGHPLASGASAKDLAEVAEIYDEIKEICHAYQR from the coding sequence ATGACTGTCCAATCTGAAATTTTAGCAGAAATAAAAACATATGATCGAATCATCATCCATCGACATCAACGTCCTGACCCAGATGCTTTAGGTTCTCAAGTAGGTTTAGCAGAGATTTTAAGAGCAACGTTTCCTCAAAAAGAAATTTACCAAGTCGGGGAAACTGTGGAGGGCTTGCGCTTTTTAGCAGAAATGCAAATAGTTGATGATCAAGTGTATGAAGGAGCTTTGGTCATCGTCACTGATACAGCAAATGCACCTAGAATCAGTGATGATCGTTTTAAGTTAGGTGAGAAATTAATAAAAATTGATCATCATCCAAATGATGAACCGTATGGTGATCTGGTCTGGGTCGATACGAAAGCCAGCAGTTGTAGTGAGATGATTACGGAGTTTGCCCTCATGTTTCCAAATGAGTTAACGTTGAATACTAGTGCAGCGCGTTTGCTTTATGCTGGGATTGTAGGAGATACAGGACGCTTCCTATATCCAGCTACAACCGCCAGGACGTTGGAAATTGCAGCAGATTTAAGACGTTATCCTTTTGATGCCAGTGCATTGAATCGTGAAATTGAACAAATGCCGATGAAAGTTGCTAAACTTTCAGGTTATTTATACCAAAATATCCAGGTTGATGAAAATGGCGCAGGAAAAGTGATTTTATCACAAGAACTCCTTTCGCAATACGGAATTGATGATTCTGAAACAGCAGCTGTTGTTTCCTTGCCTGGTGTCATTGATGAGGTATTAGCTTGGGGAATCTTTGTGCAACAACCTGAAGGATATTACCGTGTACGGTTACGTTCGAAAGGCCCGATCATTAATGAATTAGCGAAAAAGCATCATGGTGGTGGCCACCCGCTCGCAAGTGGCGCAAGTGCGAAAGATTTAGCGGAAGTGGCAGAAATTTATGACGAAATCAAAGAGATTTGTCATGCGTATCAAAGATAG
- a CDS encoding zinc ribbon domain-containing protein YjdM: MTLPNCPQCGSEYTYEDRGLFICPECANEWTNEEQDQVDGLIVLDANGNPLAEGDSVTVIKDLKVKGASGAIKQGTKVKNIRLVEGDHNIDCKVDGFGPMKLKSEFVKKL; this comes from the coding sequence ATGACATTACCAAACTGCCCACAATGTGGCTCTGAATACACTTACGAAGATCGAGGATTATTTATTTGTCCTGAATGTGCAAATGAATGGACAAATGAAGAACAGGACCAAGTAGATGGCTTGATCGTTCTTGATGCTAATGGTAATCCTTTGGCAGAAGGCGATAGTGTGACAGTGATCAAAGATTTAAAAGTGAAAGGTGCATCTGGTGCCATCAAACAAGGAACAAAAGTGAAAAATATTCGTCTAGTGGAAGGCGACCATAACATTGATTGTAAAGTCGATGGATTTGGACCGATGAAATTAAAATCAGAATTTGTTAAAAAACTCTAA
- a CDS encoding zinc metallopeptidase: MYGYGMYGFFDPTFLLVIIGLVISGIASAYVNSTFRKYDKIRSKNNVTGTQAAQYILQSQQINDVGVQQIAGDLTDNYNSGNKMLSLSQATAQSTSVAAIGVAAHECGHAVQDAVGYAPLKIRAALVPVANFGSMISFPLILIGVLLSWNDTLINIGIFAFSLALLFQLVTLPVEFNASRRAIQILSEGGLLTAEEVPMARHVLFAAALTYVAAALATFLQLLRLILLFGGNRRD, from the coding sequence ATGTATGGATATGGCATGTATGGCTTTTTTGATCCTACATTTTTGTTAGTGATCATCGGATTAGTTATTTCCGGTATTGCCTCAGCTTATGTGAACAGTACTTTTCGTAAATATGACAAAATCAGAAGTAAGAATAACGTGACGGGTACTCAAGCAGCGCAATACATTTTACAAAGTCAACAAATTAATGATGTCGGTGTCCAACAAATTGCAGGAGATTTGACCGATAATTATAATTCAGGAAATAAAATGTTGAGCTTATCACAAGCAACGGCACAGTCTACTTCGGTAGCTGCAATTGGTGTTGCTGCCCATGAATGTGGGCATGCGGTACAAGATGCTGTTGGTTATGCGCCACTAAAGATTCGTGCCGCACTGGTTCCAGTGGCTAATTTTGGTTCGATGATTTCATTTCCATTGATTTTGATTGGTGTTTTACTGAGCTGGAATGATACATTGATCAACATCGGTATTTTTGCTTTTTCACTTGCGCTTTTGTTTCAGCTAGTTACATTACCAGTCGAATTTAATGCATCCAGACGAGCCATTCAAATTCTAAGCGAAGGTGGTCTTCTGACAGCAGAAGAAGTACCAATGGCTAGACACGTACTCTTTGCCGCAGCATTGACATACGTAGCTGCAGCACTTGCCACTTTCTTACAATTGCTTCGTTTGATCTTATTATTCGGTGGTAATCGTAGAGACTAG
- a CDS encoding helix-turn-helix domain-containing protein produces MLTDAKKKELLVFYTIVQTNKCSLRELSQVLSIPKRTIKEIIRKLNGTIFQQLSIPRFIYSTAKGELKLDSQHKDEKMAIFHYIKLFFLRESNRFNFLLLLFDSPHSRVSKKILLEKLYISPSYLEKLTNQLNKSLKKFHLQIISRQNCYILKGDELSIRIYMYFFFSDAFQGIDWPLTNMKLSQVKHTHLSNELLMTKKTSKIQEKVYLLVAIFLMRSAHHQLPDASLLESYETMKILTSTKDFSGELKKQLSQSLPESLVQNEVLYFNFYFAIFS; encoded by the coding sequence ATGTTAACGGACGCAAAAAAGAAAGAATTGTTAGTATTCTATACCATTGTTCAAACCAATAAATGTTCCTTACGTGAATTATCTCAGGTTCTATCAATCCCTAAGAGAACGATCAAAGAAATCATCCGCAAATTAAACGGGACTATTTTTCAACAACTAAGTATCCCTAGATTCATTTACTCAACTGCCAAAGGCGAATTGAAATTAGATTCACAACATAAAGATGAAAAAATGGCGATCTTTCATTATATAAAATTGTTTTTCCTACGCGAATCAAATCGTTTTAATTTTTTATTGTTACTTTTTGATTCGCCACACAGCCGTGTTTCAAAAAAAATATTACTGGAAAAGTTGTACATATCTCCTTCTTATTTAGAAAAACTAACTAATCAATTAAACAAATCACTTAAAAAGTTCCATCTGCAAATCATCTCTCGCCAAAATTGTTACATTTTGAAAGGCGATGAATTATCGATTAGAATTTATATGTATTTCTTTTTTTCTGATGCTTTTCAGGGGATTGATTGGCCTTTGACAAATATGAAACTTTCCCAAGTAAAGCATACTCATTTATCCAATGAGCTTTTGATGACCAAGAAAACATCAAAGATACAAGAAAAAGTTTACTTATTAGTGGCAATCTTTTTAATGCGATCTGCTCATCATCAATTACCAGATGCTAGCCTCTTAGAAAGCTATGAAACAATGAAAATTTTAACTTCTACAAAAGATTTTAGCGGCGAATTGAAAAAACAATTGTCCCAATCCTTGCCTGAAAGTCTTGTCCAAAATGAAGTACTATACTTTAATTTTTACTTTGCTATTTTTTCCTAA
- a CDS encoding helix-turn-helix domain-containing protein, whose amino-acid sequence MDLTKLITLYPNAQKKNSPASDKGILSLAIDDYFLWIDQSTISTQETNILKALFPVATVEDNHPWYHYLFENKPLVAEESFRMIQFHIDPRGEFLKRQWQETIGEMFFHLEDFFFYTETDAVLIEKKYPSYLEISELRGIFLSLDADFEITTQVFIGSFHLPSPNFSELFFEERKIFFEEKKHFALHGGAISLSEVALHHYTKGTMNNNQLIASYQEMVKRTEMEEIISVLWKNLGNISSTAKSLFLHRNTLKYKIEKFQEQTGFNLKEANDLLFCHLLLLQEQTH is encoded by the coding sequence ATGGACTTGACAAAACTGATAACACTTTATCCTAATGCACAGAAAAAAAATTCTCCTGCTTCCGATAAAGGAATTCTCTCTTTAGCAATTGATGATTATTTTTTATGGATCGATCAATCGACGATTTCGACACAAGAAACAAATATTTTGAAAGCGTTATTCCCTGTAGCTACTGTCGAAGATAATCATCCGTGGTATCATTATCTATTTGAAAATAAACCGCTAGTAGCAGAAGAAAGCTTTCGCATGATTCAATTTCACATTGATCCAAGAGGAGAATTTCTTAAGCGCCAATGGCAAGAAACAATCGGTGAAATGTTTTTCCACTTAGAAGATTTTTTCTTTTATACAGAAACCGATGCTGTACTGATTGAAAAAAAATATCCTAGTTATCTAGAAATTTCTGAGCTAAGAGGTATTTTTCTTTCATTAGATGCAGACTTTGAAATTACTACCCAAGTATTTATTGGCTCATTTCATTTGCCTTCTCCCAATTTTTCAGAACTGTTTTTTGAAGAGCGGAAAATATTTTTTGAAGAAAAAAAGCACTTTGCTTTACATGGTGGCGCAATCTCATTATCGGAGGTGGCTTTACATCATTATACAAAAGGAACAATGAACAACAATCAGTTAATTGCAAGTTATCAGGAGATGGTCAAACGGACAGAAATGGAAGAGATCATTTCAGTGTTATGGAAAAATTTAGGTAATATTAGTTCGACAGCTAAATCACTCTTTCTTCATCGAAATACATTGAAATACAAAATCGAAAAATTCCAAGAACAAACTGGGTTCAACTTAAAAGAAGCAAATGATTTACTGTTTTGTCATTTGCTCTTACTGCAAGAACAAACACATTGA
- the tadA gene encoding tRNA adenosine(34) deaminase TadA yields the protein MKEIDNEKHEKWMRLAIEEAQKAQQLAEVPIGAIVVLNDEIIGRGYNLRETTQDATTHAEMIAIREACQNVGSWRLEESQLYVTLEPCPMCSGAMILSRVKEVYFGAYDPKGGTAGTLMNLLTDERFNHQAHVVGGVLETECGQLLTDFFRELRLRKKKLKKG from the coding sequence ATGAAGGAAATCGATAATGAAAAACATGAAAAATGGATGCGGTTAGCCATTGAAGAAGCTCAGAAAGCCCAACAATTAGCGGAAGTACCAATTGGAGCGATTGTTGTTTTAAATGATGAAATCATTGGAAGAGGCTACAATTTAAGAGAAACCACGCAAGATGCAACCACGCATGCGGAAATGATTGCGATCCGTGAAGCTTGTCAAAATGTTGGAAGTTGGCGTTTAGAAGAATCCCAATTATATGTGACACTCGAGCCTTGTCCTATGTGTAGCGGTGCGATGATTTTATCTCGAGTCAAAGAAGTATACTTCGGTGCGTATGATCCAAAGGGCGGAACAGCGGGAACATTAATGAACTTGTTGACAGATGAACGCTTTAACCATCAAGCCCATGTAGTAGGAGGCGTTTTGGAAACGGAATGTGGCCAACTTTTAACGGATTTTTTTAGAGAGTTGCGCTTAAGAAAAAAGAAATTAAAAAAAGGCTAG
- a CDS encoding phage holin family protein yields MTALTKVFANDQALIHSFFLVVLLDLITGWLKAKVNHVWYSTLSWRGLWKKLSHFVLLILTGVVDFVLIQNGVHFEFTLVKVFTTCLIFTEIGSILTNIAESEVTTYFEGILKSIQDKMKPKQ; encoded by the coding sequence ATGACGGCATTAACGAAAGTCTTTGCTAATGATCAAGCATTAATTCACAGTTTTTTTCTAGTGGTTCTATTAGATCTCATAACAGGTTGGCTTAAAGCAAAAGTCAATCATGTTTGGTATTCAACGCTAAGTTGGCGAGGACTTTGGAAAAAACTCAGTCATTTTGTGTTATTGATCCTGACGGGAGTCGTTGATTTTGTGTTGATCCAAAACGGCGTTCATTTTGAATTTACGTTAGTAAAGGTTTTTACGACTTGCCTGATTTTCACTGAGATTGGGAGCATTTTGACCAATATTGCTGAGTCAGAAGTAACGACTTATTTTGAGGGGATTTTAAAATCAATTCAAGACAAAATGAAACCAAAACAATAA
- a CDS encoding YutD family protein: protein MSAKQKEQHAVEAKTKEKQTAKNVEDHTVTEEITAVLEEIIEEPKPEKVKGEIITFIDEKNFLIGEQHYRLVKDHREGFNPEKLGERYSEVLSRYDYIVGDWGYEQLRLKGFFRVDNRRAHPDQRIDALEDYLYEYCNFGCAYFVIEQIGGKKEKNTPRRRKKKNQNQHRAYIDEKKGPVSSNHKKPVIKKRKTEQKKTEKTSTKPKANTNFTIRQREG from the coding sequence ATGTCGGCAAAACAAAAAGAGCAACACGCCGTTGAAGCTAAAACAAAAGAAAAACAGACAGCGAAAAATGTCGAGGACCATACGGTGACAGAAGAAATCACCGCCGTGTTAGAAGAAATTATCGAAGAACCCAAACCGGAGAAAGTAAAGGGAGAAATCATTACTTTCATCGATGAGAAGAATTTTTTGATTGGCGAACAGCACTATCGCCTAGTAAAGGATCATCGAGAGGGGTTCAATCCAGAAAAACTTGGCGAAAGATATAGTGAAGTCTTGTCGCGTTATGACTATATCGTTGGTGATTGGGGCTATGAACAACTAAGATTAAAAGGATTTTTCCGTGTAGATAACAGACGTGCTCATCCCGACCAACGAATTGATGCTTTGGAAGATTATTTGTATGAGTATTGTAATTTTGGTTGCGCTTATTTTGTGATTGAACAAATCGGAGGTAAGAAGGAAAAAAATACTCCTCGCCGAAGAAAAAAGAAAAATCAAAACCAACATCGTGCGTACATTGATGAGAAAAAAGGACCCGTTTCTTCAAATCACAAAAAACCGGTCATCAAAAAAAGAAAAACAGAACAAAAAAAGACTGAAAAAACATCAACTAAACCAAAAGCCAACACTAATTTTACGATAAGACAAAGGGAAGGGTAA
- a CDS encoding TIGR01457 family HAD-type hydrolase — protein MDYKGYLIDLDGTIYRGTEPIPAGKRFVEALQAKKQPFLFVTNNTTKSPQAVANRLADEFDIHVSPETVYTASLATIDFMHAAGKGNTFYAIGEAGLIDLILEAGFVWDEENPDYVVVGLDNYLTYEKVVKATLAIQKGATFIGTNPDKNIPTERGLLPGAGSVISFVETATQTPPIYIGKPEAIIMDKAVEKLGLTKADVIMVGDNYETDIQAGIRNGIDTLLVLSGFTKAEDVPLLPVPATHVLRSLDEWSF, from the coding sequence ATGGATTATAAAGGATATTTGATTGATTTAGATGGAACGATTTATCGGGGGACTGAACCTATACCTGCTGGGAAACGTTTTGTGGAGGCTCTTCAGGCAAAAAAACAGCCTTTTCTGTTTGTTACGAATAACACCACAAAAAGTCCACAAGCAGTAGCAAATCGCTTGGCAGATGAATTTGATATACACGTTAGCCCTGAAACTGTTTATACAGCTTCTTTAGCAACGATCGATTTTATGCACGCTGCCGGGAAAGGAAACACGTTTTATGCCATAGGTGAAGCTGGTTTGATCGATTTGATTTTAGAAGCAGGATTTGTCTGGGACGAAGAAAATCCCGATTATGTAGTAGTCGGTCTAGATAATTATCTGACGTATGAAAAAGTAGTCAAAGCGACTCTTGCAATCCAAAAAGGGGCAACATTTATTGGAACAAATCCAGATAAAAATATTCCAACTGAGCGTGGGTTGCTGCCGGGTGCAGGATCGGTAATTTCGTTTGTGGAGACAGCTACGCAGACGCCACCGATTTATATTGGCAAACCAGAAGCGATCATTATGGATAAGGCGGTAGAAAAATTAGGTTTAACGAAAGCAGATGTCATCATGGTTGGAGACAACTATGAAACAGACATCCAAGCAGGGATTCGAAATGGGATTGATACGTTGTTGGTGCTCTCAGGATTTACGAAAGCTGAGGATGTACCTTTATTACCGGTACCTGCTACACACGTTCTCCGTTCGTTAGATGAGTGGAGTTTCTAG
- a CDS encoding TIGR01906 family membrane protein — protein MRKTKWVWGEYAGLVCLFFMLISLAIAITINFRFLYELDIKYLNILDHTTLDQETLLKNFDQLMAYLNNPFQKELSLQNFPISTSGAHHFYEVKKLFLLNYFVLLLTLIPSIYYLFYLKRHKRFWRLVQPFKIGMLVPIVFGFFMLVGFDRFFILFHETFFNNDDWLFDPTTDPIINVLPEQFFMHSFILFFILIELFFAFFVIIGKRELKRS, from the coding sequence ATGAGAAAAACAAAATGGGTGTGGGGAGAATATGCTGGTTTGGTTTGTCTATTCTTCATGCTGATCAGTCTGGCGATCGCGATAACAATCAATTTTCGCTTTCTCTATGAACTAGACATCAAATATCTGAACATATTGGATCATACTACGCTTGATCAAGAAACTTTATTGAAAAATTTTGATCAATTAATGGCTTATTTAAATAATCCTTTTCAGAAGGAATTAAGTCTGCAAAATTTTCCTATTTCTACAAGTGGGGCACATCATTTTTATGAAGTCAAAAAACTTTTTTTACTTAACTATTTTGTGCTGCTGCTGACGTTGATACCTAGTATCTACTATCTTTTTTATCTGAAACGTCATAAGCGTTTTTGGCGTTTAGTTCAACCGTTTAAGATTGGAATGCTCGTACCGATTGTTTTTGGCTTTTTTATGTTGGTAGGATTTGATCGCTTTTTTATCTTGTTCCATGAAACATTTTTTAACAACGACGATTGGTTGTTTGATCCGACAACCGATCCAATCATTAACGTCTTACCAGAACAATTTTTTATGCATAGTTTTATTTTATTTTTTATTTTAATTGAACTCTTTTTTGCTTTTTTTGTGATCATTGGAAAAAGAGAGCTAAAAAGAAGTTAA
- a CDS encoding phosphatidylglycerophosphatase A, with protein MVIKTETLEEKARELLNERGVTLEDIAELVMFLQKDYITDLTLADCIQSVHAVLTKREVHNAIITGVQLDILAEENKLMSPLQHIIEDDEGLYGIDEILALSIVNVYGTIGFTNYGYIDKIKPGILQKLNSHDGKNVHTFLDDIVGAIAASAASRLAHQEPEKRSRLTQ; from the coding sequence ATGGTTATCAAAACTGAAACGCTAGAAGAAAAAGCACGTGAATTGCTCAATGAGCGTGGAGTAACCCTTGAAGACATTGCTGAGCTAGTGATGTTTTTACAAAAAGATTACATTACTGATCTTACTTTAGCAGATTGTATCCAAAGTGTTCACGCTGTCTTAACCAAACGTGAAGTCCATAACGCGATCATAACTGGGGTTCAATTAGATATTTTAGCAGAAGAAAATAAGTTGATGTCACCGCTCCAACATATCATTGAAGATGATGAAGGACTGTATGGGATCGATGAAATACTAGCCTTATCAATTGTAAATGTCTATGGGACAATCGGTTTCACTAATTATGGCTATATCGATAAAATAAAGCCTGGTATTTTACAAAAATTAAATAGCCATGACGGAAAAAATGTGCATACTTTCTTGGATGACATCGTGGGTGCAATCGCTGCCTCTGCTGCCAGTCGTCTTGCTCACCAAGAGCCAGAAAAACGCAGTCGTTTGACTCAATAA